A region of the Candidatus Eisenbacteria bacterium genome:
TCCAGCAGAGCGTGGTCCAAGGCCGCCTCGAGCTGGAGCGCTCCTCCTCGGATCTGCACGCGAGGGGACAGACGGTGCGACTCGCTCGAAAGGCCTACGAGCTTGCCGAGCTGCGATATGAGGAGGGGGCCTCGAGTCTCCTCGAACTGAACGACACGCGCATCGCATATCAGATCGCGCAGACGAACGAGGCGCAGGCGCGCCATGACTACTTCCTGGCGCTCGCTCGCCTGGAGCGTCTGTCGGGTAGGCCCCTATTCACATCGACCGTGCAGGCCGTGGGCCTGTCGCGCTGAGGAGCTAGGGTTTGAAAACTCGAGCGAAGATCACACCGATTGGAGTCGTCCTCCTTGGAATCCCGCTCTGTATGGGGGCGTGCGGCCTATCCAGCTGCGCGCGCAAGTCGGCCGAATCCCGATCAGCGGAGGAGCAGCAGGCTGTCCTTGTCAGCGCGGCCGATCTGGCCGTGGCCGAGACGCGCCGGCTCGAGGCGGGGATCTCCTTCTCGGGCGAGCTGCAGCCGACCGAGATTGTCGAGGTGGTCGCGAGGTTCGACGGGGATCTCGAGAAGGTCCTCGTCAAGGAAGGGCAGGCGGTGCGCAAGGGAGAGTCGCTCGCCGTCTACAAGCCGCGGGACATCAAGGACGCCGAACAGGCCGCGGAGGCCGAGTGCCAGGCGGCGGCATCGGGCCTCGTGGCCGCACGGAACGCCGAGCAGCGGGCGCGCCGGCTGCTGGACGCGGGCGCCGCGTCTCCGAGCGACATGGAGGCGGCCGAGGCCGGGCGGGCGGCGGCCGAGGCGCGCGCGAGGGCCGCGGAGGCCTACCGAAACAGGGCCCAGGACGACGCGGAGAGGCTCGCGGTCCCGAGCCCGATCACCGGGCAGGTCAGCAAGGTGATGGTTCACAGCGGCGATCGCACCGCAATCGGCGACCGCCTCGCCCAGGTCGTCGACAACTCGGTCCTCGAACTCTCCGCCACCGTCGCGTCGGAGGCCCTCGGCCTCGTTCGCCGCGGCGCTCCGATCCGCTTCCGCATCGACGCGTTTCCAGGAGAATCCTTCGAAGGGAATGTCGATCGGGTCAATCCGACGACGGAGCCGGGAACCAGGCAGATACGCGTCTACATGCGGCTTCCCAACCCGGATGGAAGGTTGGTCGGCGGCCTCTTCGCCAGCGGCCGTGTCATCGATGAGACGCGGGAGGGGGCGACCGCGGCCCCGCTGGCGGCCATACGCAAGGAGGGGCAGGAACAGGTGGTCTACCGCCTGGAGAAGGGCGTTGCCCGGCGGGTCCCGGTCCGGATCGGACTCGTCGATGAAGAAGCCGGAGTTGGGGAGATGATCGGTCAGCTCGCGCCCGGAGACTCGTTGCTGACAGGTGTGTTGCCGGGTCTGCGCGACGGAGTCGCGATCAGGATCCTGCGCCGGACCGACTGAGGCGCTCGCATGGCACACCTGCCGGGATTCGGTGTAGCGCTGTGGCCCGCTGGGAATAGGGTGGAGGGTTCGCATGTTTCTCTCTGACGTCTCGATCAAGCGGCCGGTCTTCGCGACCATGATGATGCTCGCCCTCGTCACGCTGGGGCTCTTCTCCTACAACAGGCTGGCGATCGAGCAGTGGCCCGATGTCTCCTTCCCCTTCGTTCTCATCCAGACGCCCTATCCGGGCGCTTCTCCCGAGACGGTCGAGCGGGACGTGACCCGGCGGATCGAGGAAGCGGTGAATCCGGTCCAGGGAGTCAAGTCGCTCACCTCCACCTCCCAGGAAGGGCTCTCGACGATCTTCATCGAGTTCGAGCTCAATATCGACGAGATGGATGCGCAGCAGGATGTCCGGGCGAAGATCGATCAGATTCGCAACATTCTCCCTGCGGAGATCGAGACGCCTCTCGTGCTCCGGTTCGATCCCCAGGAGATCCCGATCGTCTCTCTCGCGCTCAGGTCCGATGTCCGCTCGCAGCGAGAGCTGACCGCGATCGCGGACGAGACGATCCGCAAGGAGATCGAGGGGATCGACGGCGTCGGCCAGGTGACGCTGATCGGCACCGAGAAGCGGGCTGTCGTCGTGAATCTGGATCCCGAACGGCTCGCTTCCCGCGCCGTGACGGTGCCTCAGGTGATGGGTGTTCTGCGGGCGGAGAACATGGAGGTTCCGGCGGGGAGGCTGGAGCTGGGTCCGGACGAGAAGCTGGTGCGCGTCGCCGGAAGAATCGAGGAGCCCGCCGACTTCAACAAACTGATCGTGGACGTGAGGGGAGGCGCGCCGATCCGTCTGGGCGACGTGGCGAGCACGATCGATGACGCGGAGGATGTGCGTTCCGCGGCGCTGCTCAACGGCGCTCCGGCGATCGGGATCGACATCCGGAAGGTCTCCGGAGCAAACACGGTGGAAGTCGCGGAGCGGATCAAGGCGAGGGCGGAGACCCTGCGGCAGGGGCTGCCTCCCGGCGTGGATCTGACGGTCGTCCGCGACAACTCCACGTGGATCCGCGACTCGGTCGAAGACGTCAAGATGACGATCATCCTCGGAGCGATCCTCACCGTGCTGGTCGTCTTCG
Encoded here:
- a CDS encoding efflux RND transporter periplasmic adaptor subunit, whose translation is MKTRAKITPIGVVLLGIPLCMGACGLSSCARKSAESRSAEEQQAVLVSAADLAVAETRRLEAGISFSGELQPTEIVEVVARFDGDLEKVLVKEGQAVRKGESLAVYKPRDIKDAEQAAEAECQAAASGLVAARNAEQRARRLLDAGAASPSDMEAAEAGRAAAEARARAAEAYRNRAQDDAERLAVPSPITGQVSKVMVHSGDRTAIGDRLAQVVDNSVLELSATVASEALGLVRRGAPIRFRIDAFPGESFEGNVDRVNPTTEPGTRQIRVYMRLPNPDGRLVGGLFASGRVIDETREGATAAPLAAIRKEGQEQVVYRLEKGVARRVPVRIGLVDEEAGVGEMIGQLAPGDSLLTGVLPGLRDGVAIRILRRTD